DNA sequence from the Cohnella herbarum genome:
TAAGGCTCGGGCACCGAGAAAGGCAGATGAGGTTTCCAGTAAGAGAGATGCAGCATCCACGGCCGATCTCCCGTCTCGCGAATGAACCGAATAGCCTCATTGGTTAAGTAAGCGGTATCACTATGTTCCTCGGCAATACGCGATGGGTAATATGCCTCCCGGAAATCCTCGGGATATGCCTCTTGGCCGGGAATTACCTCCAACTCCCTCGGCCAGTAGCGGTAACGGATATCCTCTTCGCTGTATCCATTGCTTTTCAAATATTCCGGATAGGCGGAGTAAGCATCTTTCACCGGCAAGCCGTCGTAATAGGCGAAATATTCGAAGCCGTATTTTTCCGTAATCGGAGTAAAATGCGTTCTGCCCACAAGAGCGGCCCGATATTGGTGATCGTTAAAATAATCGGCAATCGTTCGTTCTCCCGGGCGGAACGGGACTTCGTTAAAGCGTACGCCGTTGTTGTGCGTATATCTGCCTGTATACATTGCGGCCCTTGATGGACCGCATACCGCCGACTGAACGAATGTATTGGAGAACAATGCTCCGCTCTCCGCGAGCGCGTCGAGATTCGGCGTTCTCACGAGCGGATGACCGGTAATGCCCAAGCTGTCGTAGCGTAGCTGATCTGCCGTAATGAACAGGATGTTAACCTTTTTATCCATTGAATCCTCTCTTTCCATTCCCGGTGTTTCCGTCAATCCACGCGGAAGACTCGCTCTAGAAAGCGAAAGCCCATATTTTCATCCCGAATAATAATGTCGGACATATGGTTTCTCCACTGCGCGGCAATGGGTTCCGCCTGCATGGCTGCGAATGACGCGTCAAAATCCCCGTCATGCTCCATGTAGGCGAATAACGTCGTCCCATTCAAGTAAATCGAATAATTGAAGAAACCGTGCTTCTTGATATTCGCCTTAATCTCCGGCCAAACGTCGACGTGTCTCCGTTTGTACTCTTCCTCAGTCCCTGGCCGGATTTGAATGGTGAATGCTCTGCCCGTCATGCAGACTAGCCTCCTCCGCGCCGGGTTCGATGGTGTTGATCGACTCTCTGTAGATCACCCTGCAAGGCAGCAGTTCAGTTCCTCTGTCAAACTGTTCATCGAGCAGTCTGGCCATCGCCATTCTGCCGATCTCGTAAAACGGTTGAACCATCGTGCTCAACGAGATGCGCATGAGCGATTCGAACGGGATGTAGCCGGATGCGAACAGCGACAAGTTGACAGGCACTTCGATATCCTTCTCCACAAGCGTTTCCAAGATTGTCAGCGTGGACATGTAGTCGGCCGCGAAGATCGCGGTGCATTCCGGATGACGATCCACCCAATCGCTGAATAGGTCATGGGCATCATTCAAATTCTCCGGCCTGCCAACGAACCAGTCGTCGGAGAAAGGCAACCCCCGCTTCTTGAAACAATCCCGAAACGCATCTTGGCGATGACGATAATTCGGTTGTCCATCCCGAAGACCCAGCAGGCCGATCCGTTGATGTCCCTTATCGAGCAGATAATCGATGACTTGAGTCGAGCCTTGATACAGATCGGCATTCACGCAGCTGAACGGGACATTCTGGAAGTCCGAGTTCAACACGACAAAACGCTGTCCCGCTGCCCAGGCTTTGAGCAGGAAAGGTACCTGGTCTTCCGAAGGCGTAATAACGATATAACCGTTAATGTTAGCGGGCGCTTCGGCATTGCCGTTGTCGATAAACTGGATGGCGCGTCCTCTATCGTTCGCTTCATTGCGAAGACCGTCCATCATTTCGGACAAGGTTGCGTATACGCTGGGATACGGATTGCAGAACCATACGCTGACCGGTTCGATGCCCTGTTTTATTTTGGCCGCGTTTGCGGAGACGTACGTCCCTTTCCCCTTCTCGGCGGTAAGGACGCCCTCGAGTATCAACTCGTTCACCGCGCGGTTTAACGTGCTCCAACTGCATTCGTATTGTTCCGATAAAGCGACGCGTCCGGGGAGAATATCCCCTGGGTTTAACTTGCCATCTGCGATTTTCTTCTTGATGCTTTGTTTTATCTGGTAGTAAGTCGGCGTGAACTGTTCCATGAGCCATTCTCCTTTCGTTCGTGTTATTAACCATTGTATTATAGTACATATGTATCAAGGTAGATGGGTTTAGTATAATGAGTCTTACCCATTCGTGTCAACCCAAAGTATTCCAAAAAAAGTATTCCAATATTTCGTAATAGATTTACAGGCATGCAGAGGGGGAGGCACCATGTACCCAGTCCGCACGCATCATTTTCGTTAATCGTTTTTTTTCATCATCCGCTCTTTCCCGTTGCCTGAGTGAACTGCACATACCTGCAGATTCCCATAGCTAATTGGATATGTGTACTTTGCTCAGGAGCTGGATTCCGTAAACAAAATAACCGCGCTATGCGCGGAGGGTCGATGTATATGCTTCAAGGGCGCAAGGTTTTCCTTGCGCCTAGCTTGTCTTGATAATAGATAGCTATTATCCGTTCATTATTCTCGATGCGAGTTATCATCGTTATCTGTTACGGCTTCACCCGCATTATTGCCCAATGAAGCGCCTACGATGCCGCCTACAACAGTTCCGATCGGGCCTAAAGCCGAACCCACGACAGCGCCAACAGCACCGCCGCCTACTGCTCCAACAACTCCTCCGGCGTTAACGTCATCTTTGTTGTCTCCGTCAGAGTCATAGTTTCGATCGTGATCATTGTTTTTAGACATTTAATCTCACTCCTTCGTTTTTGTGAAGGCTACTGCTTGTAACGCAGTCCCAAAAAATATCTTGCCCTCTCTTGCTGAAATGGATTCATTAATAATTTTCTGTCAGAAACGTTAGCCTCTCATGCAATGGGAAAAACCCCAATCCCTAACGGCTAACGGGATTGGGGTTTTTCATAAGATAATCGTGTTGAGAAGAATCGTTACACCCTCATTGTTTCCGTGCCGACAACGCGCGTCCAATGAAAACGATCGCTTCCGCCCGTGTCGCGGTACCTTTAGGCACGAACAGATCCGCTTTGCGTCCTTGTATAATGCCTAGCTCGGATGCTACAGCCACGAACGGCTTCGCCCATGACGGGATCTTGCCATCGTCTGCGAACTTCGTTGTTGCATCGGTAGCCAACGTTAATCCCAACGCTCGAATGATAATCGCCGTCATCTCCGTACGGGTTAAGAGGGCATTCGGCTGGAAGCTTCCGTCCCCGTAACCGGATATCAGTTTATGCTTAACGGCCAACGTCACGGATGGACGCGCCCAAGCCCGAATTTCTTTGCCGTCTTTGAAAGAGATCTCCGTATCCTCTCCCGTATCCTTATATCCGAATGCGTTTATGAGCAGCTTCACGAACTCGGCTCGCGTTACCGCTTGGTCCGGTCGGAAGCTGTTGTCGGCATAACCTCTCGCCCAGCCATCGGTTAAAGCCTTGTTAATGGATGCTTCCGCCCAATGACCGGAAACTTCCGCATAGGTTACCGGCTGCTTAGTTCCCGCTCCCGGCAGTCCCGGATCCGGTTTCGTGTCAGGATTACCAGATTTCGGGTCCGACCCTGACGGGTCCGGCTTCACGGGCGGGTTCGGATTTGTTCCTGGACCCGTACCCGGATTAGTTCCCGGCGTTGTGCCCGGACCGTCTCCTCCGCTTGGTCTTCTCGTTATGACGACCGGAACGGTCGTTTCGCTGCCGCCGAATCGCGCGGTCAGCGTAATCTGACCCGAAGCTTGTCCGTACACAAGACCATCGCTGTTAATGGTGGCGATCGAAGAGTCCGACACAGAATACGTGCTTTCCTTCGTAACGTCCTTCGTTTCTCCGTTCCAATAATGCGCGGTTAACGCTGTTGCTACACTCGTCCCGGACATCGCTTCATACTGGTTTTTCCCGAATACGACTTTAGTAACGACCGGAACGAAGTTCACTTCCGCCGGTTGTCCTAGCATCAAACCCGTTCGCATCGCGGTAACCGTCGCCTTGCCGGAAGTTCGCGACGTCATTTCCGCCGCGTAAACCCCGTATACCGCTTCCGTGACCGAACCGATCTCTCCTAGATCGGTCAAGAATGAAACATCCCCGCCGCTCTGAGTTAAGGCATTGCCGAACTTATCATAGACTTGAAGAACGATTGTCGCTTTATTTTCCCCGTTGGCCGGTAGGCTGTTAGGTTCGACATGCAGCACGGAATTGGCTGCGTCAGGATCGCTCGACAGGAAGGTAACTCGAGCGTCCAGCCCCAGAGGAACTTCGTTAATAGCTACGCTTACTGTTGATGCGTCCGCTACTGTTGAGGTTAACGCTGCTTCATATTTGCCGACCGAGAGCTCGGTCAGTGGCCCCAAGGTCCCCCGCGAAGCGGTCAACGAAACATTGGGCACGCTTGACGACATGGCGTTGCCCCACGCGTCTTTCAACTCCAAGGTCAGAATAGACGAGCTTGTCCCATCGGCAGTAACAACGCTTGGAGTTGCAATAAGGGTTGACGCGCTTGCGCTCGGAGCTCCGGGAGTCACCTGAACGCTTAGCTTGGTCGGAACTTCTAACCCGTTAATCGTAGCGGTAACTTTGCTTATCCCTGGTCGCTCGGACCTGAACGAAGCGGTGAATTTGCCCGCGCCTGCATAGGATACAGGTCCGACGACGCCAAAATCCGTAGTCATCCGTACCCGGTCGGTGCCCGTATTCAGAGCGTTGCCTGCGCTATCCGCAAGCTGAATCGACACTTGAACGGTGTCTCCGGCCGTTGCGGATCGGGCGCTGTCCGCTGTCCATTTCGTTTGCGCAAGAGTACCTAAGGTCATTTGCGCCAACTTCTGAATCGTCGCCTCCGTACGATTGCCGCCTAATGCTTTAGAGGAGTTGCCGCCGACGCTCCATACGGAGCCATCGGTTCCAAGAATGCTCGTATGGGCATTGCCGGTCACTGCTATCGCGGCCTCGACAACCGGCGTTCCGTCTTCGCTAGCGATAACTTGACCGGGTATCGCTACCGAGGGCTCGTTCCATTCTCTTCCTAATTGATACTGAAACGTTGCTGCTACGTTCTGATTGGAGCCCCACGTCCATAACGTTCCGTCGTTTCTAACCGCAACGCTGTGCTGAAAGCCGGCCTCCATCATCTTAACATCGCCGAAAGGGATACCCCCCGGCAAAATAATAGGACGGGCGCTAGTCTCGATTGGGTAATCCCTTCTGCCCAACTGCCCCGATAAATTATCGCCCCAGGACCATAATATGCCATCCGTCTTAAGGGCGAGCGAACTGTAACCTTTAGCCGATATCATCTTTACCCCGGTCAGGTTGCCCGAGTTTACGCCGTCGATTACGTTAACGGGATAGACTTGACTAGATTGCGTTCCGTTGCCCAGTTGACCGTTCGTATTCATCCCCCAAGCCAATACCTCATTGGTCGTGGTCAGCGCAAGCGAATGAAATTGACCGGCCGCTATCGCTTTGATTCCGTATAGTTTGATAGAAGAGGATGCCAATGATTGAACGGGGAACGTTGCACTCGTTTTCGTACCATTGCCAAGCTGCCCGTATATATTCAAGCCCCAGGACCAGACGCCTCCATCCTCGTCGAGCGCGAGCGAATGAGAGTCGCTCGTAGATATTTCCGTAATTTTTTTGTTATTAAACCCGTCGATCTTTCCGGCAACCCTTGTCGCTCCGATACGTCCAAGCTGTCCCATGCCGTTATCGCCCCACGAGTATACCGTGCCGTCGCGTTTGAGCGCGAGCGAATGCTGCGAAGCTGCGGAAACCGCGACGACATCGGATAATACTTGGCCGTTTCCGTCTATTACCGGCGATGCGTAGTCCCGGTTACCCGTCACGCCGACACCCAATTGACCGGACGTATTTCTCCCCCAGGACATGACCGTCCCATCGCTCATCAAAGCCAACATATGATAAGTCCCCGCGGAAATCGACTGAACGGTAAGCGAGGCTTGAGGCGCACCGTCAGCCTTAACGGTCCAATTAGAATTCACCAACGAACTAGCGGTGAATAGTATTAGTAGACAATAGATTAGCTTCTTCCTCAATTGTTGACCTCCAGGTCATTAATCCTCCACCCAGCAAAACTTATAACCGAATCCGCGAATCGTTTGAATATACTTGGGCTCCGAAGGATTACTCTCGATTTTTTTACGTAAATAGCGAATGTGAACACTTACGGTATTCTCCTCGCTCGTCCCTTCCAATCCCCAGATTCTGTCGTACAGCAGGCTTGCGCTGAATACTTGATTCGGATGGCTGGCTAAGAACAGGAGAAGCTGGCGTTCCTTAGCCGATAATCCGACCGTCTTCCCGCAGACCGTAACTTCGCAACCTATCAGATCAATGTCCAAGTCGCCGTTACGCAATCTGTTCTTGTTATTCGACTGCTTCCAATAGGCATAGCTTCGCAGTTGCGTCCGAATGCGCGCGATTACGACATCGACATCGAAAGGCTTAACGATATAATCGTTCGCCCCTCCCTCCAAGCCGGCTACGATATCTCCGCCTTCTCTCCGGCATGTGACCAGAATGACGGGAATATCCGAACGGCTGCGAATTTCCGCGCATAAGCCCATCCCGTCTCCGTCCGGAAGGTTAATATCCAGCAGCGCCAGATTAGGCAGCTCATTTCCAAGTAACGCCCGAGCTTCTCTAACGCTTCCAGCCGTTGTTACTCGGAACCCGCTCCCCTCCACGCACAACCGGAGCAATTCGCGAATGTCATGTTCATCTTCAACAATCATGATGTGCCCGTCCGACATCTTCATGCACCTTCCCTTCATTAAAATTCCGGCTTCATCCGGCGGAAAATGTATTTTTTTGACGAGGCACATTAAGCATCGTAGCAACGTCAGTTTAAGAGTAGATTAAGAGAATTAAAAAAAGAGAGGTTACCGCAATCATGCGGTTTCCTCCGGCTCCATCTCCCGCATCTGCGCATAACGCAGCGGAAAACGGATATAAAACGTACTTCCTTGAGCCGACGAGCGTTCAAGCCCGATCTCTCCGTTATGGGCGTTCATGATCTCGCGGCAGATCGGTAATCCCAGCCCCGTTCCCATAACCGTCCCCGTTTTGGCGGCCTGCCCCCGATAATAACGTTCGAAAATATGCTCGCGTTCCGATGCTTCGATCCCGCATCCGCTGTCGACAAACCGGATAGTTAGCGACTGTCTTTCAATGACGGCCTCGATTCGAATCGCACCCCCAACAGGCGTAAATTTCCGCGCATTCGATAGCAAGTTAACGAATACTTGCTCCACGCGCATGGGATCGGCATATATAGCCGAGAATCGATCAGGCCAATCGGGCTCGGGAATCGGACTCCATGTAAAGGCGAAGCCCCTCTCTAACATGTCTAATTGCACCTTCGAACATAATCTCGCGAATAGATCCGTAAAGGGTACGAGCTCGAAATCGAACTGGGTATTTTTATTTTCAAGCCTGGCAATTTCCAGCATATCGTCGATCATCCGCTCCATAACGAGCGATTTATCGTGAATGACTTGCAGGTAGCGAGTTTCGCCCGCAGGTATGGTGCCGTTCAGCATTAACTGAACATAACCTTTAATCGCCGTAATCGGCGTGTTGAGCTCATGGCTCACCTCTGAATACATATTGCTGCGAATATCGTCAATGCGCGCCAGCTTATCGTTAGCAATCCTAAGTTCATCATTCAGCTTCCCGAGCTCCTTGTTCGTCGAACGAAGCTGTGCCATGCGCATGATACGCATACCCATAATGATACCGAGACAGAGGATTGCTCCGCCGAAGCCAACGAATGTCCAACCGATTTGGGCAAACGCGTGATGAGAAGTCAACATTGTTCTGGGCGTAGGAAGCAGCCCGAATTGTCCGCTGACCGACTGGCCGAGCACCAACCCTCCCACCAACAAGGCATTACCGATGGCGAACACCGTAATTTCCGTATTCCTTCTCCGCCTAAGCGCACGAATCAGAACGACCGCCAATACGAGTAACAGACACGCCGAAATATAGTCGTAGAAGAGTTGGTAGAACAGCAGTTGAGCTTGTTCCCCTAATATTTGCCACCCTGCTATTGCCGTAAAGGCATAAACGACAACCGCGTAACCGAGATTACGAATCCAGGTGCTGCCTCTCTCGCCGACAATCGCATAGGTGATGAGAATACCGCTAGCATATCCGATATACCAATTGAAATGGACCAGCGATCCTAAGATCATGAGCGACTCCGGGCGGAAGGCATACTGCCAGCCTCCCCACAATACGGTTAAATCGATAGCTATGCTCGCAAAAAATACGGCAAAATAAATAAAGAGCTTCTGGCTGCGGTTGAACAAAAACAATAGTAAAGAAATCGCGCTTAGCAGCGCTAGCACGATCGCCCCGGCCCATACCGGCGCTTCCGTTCGCAGCAGCTTCAGCGCTATAGCCGGTGCTGCTCCCGTCCAAACTTCGAAGCCTTCCAGATTTTGCCGAGGCGAAATACGCGCCACCAGAACCTGATCTTTAGCCCCGACCTTGCTGTCGTAAGCGATCATTCGCCAAGAAATAAATCCCGAAGGCAGCAGCTTCTCCGATCGGTAGATCGGCTTGCCGTCCGCATACAACGAAATCTCGAAATCTTCGACAATATACGAATAGACCAGGAGTTGCCCCGGAGAATGTTCATTATTCGGAATCGTTGCCTTCAACCACAACTCGCGGTTTGAGCTAACGCCTTGAGGATCGGCATCCATCGTAGAGAACGGATGCCAACGCGTGGGCAGCAGACCTTCAGAGATGTCCCCTAAATAATAGGAGTCCCACGTAATACGCGATGCCGGAGCTTCGCTTTCGGAAGCGCTCGTCTTCGCTTGCGTCGAGCTAATCGGAAATATTAAAACTATGGGAAGTAGCATAAGGATTAACAACGTGAATTGCAATTGCTTTAATCGGTTCATGTTCGATCTGCTCTCCTTCAGCAGTAACCCTACTTATTCTCTTCAGTGTACCCTCCACGGTTTCATTCGCATATAGGAATAGTTTAACTTTATCTAACTCAGTTTAAGAGTAGATTAAGAGACGCTTGAATCTATTTATAGACAAGGAAAAACGGAGCAAGGATGATCGAATCCTTGCTCCGTTTTTATTCTCTTATGCCGTTACTACTTACGTAGCACTAAACTGAAACTGACCGCGAAGAACGGAAACGAGTGATTGGTGCAAAGGGAGGGATTGTTTCAGAAGTGTGGAAATAAACCCGCGAATGCTGGCAAACTGCTGTCCGCCGATAGCTGTCCGAAAGCAACCCGAGATCTTTTGTTTCACCTTGGACATGCGAATGTCTCGTTCAGCCAGATTGTTATCAAATGGGATTTGGTCATCGTAAAGAAAGCGGAGTACCGACGCCTTGTGGCGCGTAAGTCGGTCTCCAAGGTTCGCTGCAATACTTTTGCATTTCCGCCCTCGTGGCCCCGTTTTCTCGGGAACCTTATCTGTTGACCATTCGTTTGCTCCAAGCACCAGAATGTCGTCGTACTGACGGTCAATCTCAGCGAGGAGTGCATCTGACATTCGCGTGCCGGAGGCTCTAGCCGCTTTGGCCATTTTCCAACTTCGGCGAAGCAATTCTTTCATTTGGGCTGCCCATTGATGTCGATTGTGATCTACGATGCCCTGGCAGTCACGCAGGAGATGCGCATTACAGAGCGCATGGGAGAACGTTACGTCTGATTTGAAATACGAGGAAAAGCAGTCATGCACGACGATCCCCTTATAGGCAGGCAGCACATCCATTTCGGTGAACGCCGGCCCGCATCGTTTTTCGTTCATATGCAGTAACGTCCATTCGGCGCTCGAGTGCGTATGAAGATGTTGTTGTTTCCCGTTCAAACGCATGGGCGTTTCATCGCAGCAAATGAAGGGTTCTTTGCGCAGTTGCGCTTTGATTACCGGTTCATGCTCCGCTACACGGGATGCCATCGTATTCAGTTGCTCAAGCAAAGTGCGTTCGCTCGGGCGATACCTGGTCAAATCGAAAAAGAACTGAGCAATGCGCTTCAAGGGGAGCAACTGATAGACGCTCAGATACGTCGTCCAAGCAGCAAAGCTTTCCCCGTATTGAACAGGTGCTTTAACTGCGCTGGGAAACTCGGCTCTTTGCAGGGTGCGACAACAAGGACAGCGCTTCTCTTCGGCGCGATGCTCGGTGGTGATGAGCGGAGCTAGGGGTAGGTCAAGCACCTGCCTTTTGATCCAATCCTGCGCAGGTAGTTCAGCCATGGAATGATTGCAGTTTTTGCAGGTGGTAAGGGGATGGACGACAACTTCGTCCGGCTCCAGATGAAAACGAAGGGTATGCCCTTCATGCCCTTTAGGAGCGCCTTTCTTGCCTCCGGGCTCGCGTAAGTTGTTCTTTTTGCGCAGTCCATCACTCGAGGGTGGTTTGCTGCTGTTGTTGCTATTTTGACCGATCTGGCGTTCTAGCTCCTGTACGCGATTTTCGAGCTTCTTGATTTGCCGGGTTTGCGTTTCCACGATCTCGGTTAACTTTTCGTTTTGGGCTAGGAGCGCGGAAATAAAGCCAGCAATCTCGGTATCTCCTTTGCTAACGTGTAGTACCTGTTTCGATGTTAGCTTCACTGTACGCGCTCCTTCCACAAAATCTGATAAGAGAATACTTCTACATCGCCCACTGAAAATCCTTTAAAACAGAAAAAAATCTCCCCAGTTTCAGGGAGACGTAAGTAGTAACTCTTATGCCTTACTATTACGTCCTTTTTGACTGTTACAGTTTCAATTCGTAATAAGCAACAATCGAGGGTCATTTTCTAACGGATACCACGAGGCTGTCTCCGTTAGAAGGAATAGTGGTAAAGCCGACAGGAGTACATTGCGTTGCAATTGCTTTAATATCGGTTGTATATCCGGTAGAGGAATACCGCCGCTTCCGCTCGCGTCGTCGGCGCCCGGGGATTAAGCTTATCTCCGGAGCCGGTAACAAGACCTTCCTTCGCCAGAACGGCTAGACTCTCCTCCGCATAAGCCGCGATATCCCCTTTATCGCTGAACGATGCCAGAATGGCTGGATCTCCCGAGGCTTTCAGCTGCTTGGCTTTCTCCAGCGCGCGAGCGGTCAGCACCATCATATCCTGCCGCGAGATGTTTTCCAGCGGATGGAATTCATCTTGGCCGGTACCCGTAGCCAAGCCTAGCCGCTTCGCAACGCCAAGCGCTTCATAATAGTAGGCGTTACGCTCCACATCCGCGAAATTGCCTTCAAGTTTCGCCGTCAGTCCCAAAGTCTTAACGAGCAAGACCAGGTAATCGGCGCGAGTAATGCGCGCTGCCGGAGAATAGGTCCCCGCCACCGTACCATTGATGATGCCCTTCGAGGCAATGACCTCAATCGACCGTCTTGCCCATTCCACGCTGCTCAGATCGCTGAAAGTCTTGTGCGCATAAGCTATGGCATAGTCGCTGAAGTGGGTCGCGACAAAGGTAACAGTTCCGCTCTTCGCATCGTAACGTCCGCTTGGGACCGCGATCACTTTGCCGCTGCCGTCGATGTACCAGACGACGATGTACTCCGGATTTTTCGATTCTTCGGCCGTCGGCACGTAGGGGATAGAGATCCTGACGGCTGCGGCCGGATTGTTCCACGGCGTCGGCACGCCATCCAGCGCCAGCGTTAGCTCTACTAACGGTCGATTGCCGACGGCGGTTTTCGCTTCCGCGGACAAGCCGGCTTTGTCGCCTATTCCGACCGTAATGC
Encoded proteins:
- a CDS encoding sensor histidine kinase, which translates into the protein MNRLKQLQFTLLILMLLPIVLIFPISSTQAKTSASESEAPASRITWDSYYLGDISEGLLPTRWHPFSTMDADPQGVSSNRELWLKATIPNNEHSPGQLLVYSYIVEDFEISLYADGKPIYRSEKLLPSGFISWRMIAYDSKVGAKDQVLVARISPRQNLEGFEVWTGAAPAIALKLLRTEAPVWAGAIVLALLSAISLLLFLFNRSQKLFIYFAVFFASIAIDLTVLWGGWQYAFRPESLMILGSLVHFNWYIGYASGILITYAIVGERGSTWIRNLGYAVVVYAFTAIAGWQILGEQAQLLFYQLFYDYISACLLLVLAVVLIRALRRRRNTEITVFAIGNALLVGGLVLGQSVSGQFGLLPTPRTMLTSHHAFAQIGWTFVGFGGAILCLGIIMGMRIMRMAQLRSTNKELGKLNDELRIANDKLARIDDIRSNMYSEVSHELNTPITAIKGYVQLMLNGTIPAGETRYLQVIHDKSLVMERMIDDMLEIARLENKNTQFDFELVPFTDLFARLCSKVQLDMLERGFAFTWSPIPEPDWPDRFSAIYADPMRVEQVFVNLLSNARKFTPVGGAIRIEAVIERQSLTIRFVDSGCGIEASEREHIFERYYRGQAAKTGTVMGTGLGLPICREIMNAHNGEIGLERSSAQGSTFYIRFPLRYAQMREMEPEETA
- a CDS encoding response regulator transcription factor — its product is MKMSDGHIMIVEDEHDIRELLRLCVEGSGFRVTTAGSVREARALLGNELPNLALLDINLPDGDGMGLCAEIRSRSDIPVILVTCRREGGDIVAGLEGGANDYIVKPFDVDVVIARIRTQLRSYAYWKQSNNKNRLRNGDLDIDLIGCEVTVCGKTVGLSAKERQLLLFLASHPNQVFSASLLYDRIWGLEGTSEENTVSVHIRYLRKKIESNPSEPKYIQTIRGFGYKFCWVED
- a CDS encoding substrate-binding domain-containing protein; protein product: MEQFTPTYYQIKQSIKKKIADGKLNPGDILPGRVALSEQYECSWSTLNRAVNELILEGVLTAEKGKGTYVSANAAKIKQGIEPVSVWFCNPYPSVYATLSEMMDGLRNEANDRGRAIQFIDNGNAEAPANINGYIVITPSEDQVPFLLKAWAAGQRFVVLNSDFQNVPFSCVNADLYQGSTQVIDYLLDKGHQRIGLLGLRDGQPNYRHRQDAFRDCFKKRGLPFSDDWFVGRPENLNDAHDLFSDWVDRHPECTAIFAADYMSTLTILETLVEKDIEVPVNLSLFASGYIPFESLMRISLSTMVQPFYEIGRMAMARLLDEQFDRGTELLPCRVIYRESINTIEPGAEEASLHDGQSIHHSNPARD
- a CDS encoding RCC1 domain-containing protein codes for the protein MRKKLIYCLLILFTASSLVNSNWTVKADGAPQASLTVQSISAGTYHMLALMSDGTVMSWGRNTSGQLGVGVTGNRDYASPVIDGNGQVLSDVVAVSAASQHSLALKRDGTVYSWGDNGMGQLGRIGATRVAGKIDGFNNKKITEISTSDSHSLALDEDGGVWSWGLNIYGQLGNGTKTSATFPVQSLASSSIKLYGIKAIAAGQFHSLALTTTNEVLAWGMNTNGQLGNGTQSSQVYPVNVIDGVNSGNLTGVKMISAKGYSSLALKTDGILWSWGDNLSGQLGRRDYPIETSARPIILPGGIPFGDVKMMEAGFQHSVAVRNDGTLWTWGSNQNVAATFQYQLGREWNEPSVAIPGQVIASEDGTPVVEAAIAVTGNAHTSILGTDGSVWSVGGNSSKALGGNRTEATIQKLAQMTLGTLAQTKWTADSARSATAGDTVQVSIQLADSAGNALNTGTDRVRMTTDFGVVGPVSYAGAGKFTASFRSERPGISKVTATINGLEVPTKLSVQVTPGAPSASASTLIATPSVVTADGTSSSILTLELKDAWGNAMSSSVPNVSLTASRGTLGPLTELSVGKYEAALTSTVADASTVSVAINEVPLGLDARVTFLSSDPDAANSVLHVEPNSLPANGENKATIVLQVYDKFGNALTQSGGDVSFLTDLGEIGSVTEAVYGVYAAEMTSRTSGKATVTAMRTGLMLGQPAEVNFVPVVTKVVFGKNQYEAMSGTSVATALTAHYWNGETKDVTKESTYSVSDSSIATINSDGLVYGQASGQITLTARFGGSETTVPVVITRRPSGGDGPGTTPGTNPGTGPGTNPNPPVKPDPSGSDPKSGNPDTKPDPGLPGAGTKQPVTYAEVSGHWAEASINKALTDGWARGYADNSFRPDQAVTRAEFVKLLINAFGYKDTGEDTEISFKDGKEIRAWARPSVTLAVKHKLISGYGDGSFQPNALLTRTEMTAIIIRALGLTLATDATTKFADDGKIPSWAKPFVAVASELGIIQGRKADLFVPKGTATRAEAIVFIGRALSARKQ
- a CDS encoding L-rhamnose mutarotase — its product is MTGRAFTIQIRPGTEEEYKRRHVDVWPEIKANIKKHGFFNYSIYLNGTTLFAYMEHDGDFDASFAAMQAEPIAAQWRNHMSDIIIRDENMGFRFLERVFRVD
- the tnpC gene encoding IS66 family transposase, which produces MKLTSKQVLHVSKGDTEIAGFISALLAQNEKLTEIVETQTRQIKKLENRVQELERQIGQNSNNSSKPPSSDGLRKKNNLREPGGKKGAPKGHEGHTLRFHLEPDEVVVHPLTTCKNCNHSMAELPAQDWIKRQVLDLPLAPLITTEHRAEEKRCPCCRTLQRAEFPSAVKAPVQYGESFAAWTTYLSVYQLLPLKRIAQFFFDLTRYRPSERTLLEQLNTMASRVAEHEPVIKAQLRKEPFICCDETPMRLNGKQQHLHTHSSAEWTLLHMNEKRCGPAFTEMDVLPAYKGIVVHDCFSSYFKSDVTFSHALCNAHLLRDCQGIVDHNRHQWAAQMKELLRRSWKMAKAARASGTRMSDALLAEIDRQYDDILVLGANEWSTDKVPEKTGPRGRKCKSIAANLGDRLTRHKASVLRFLYDDQIPFDNNLAERDIRMSKVKQKISGCFRTAIGGQQFASIRGFISTLLKQSLPLHQSLVSVLRGQFQFSAT